Below is a window of Vibrio gazogenes DNA.
GTGTCATCTTCTCTTTGGTTGCAATGTTTGCAACAGCTTCAGGAAGAGCTTCCTGCGACAGAATTCAGTATGTGGGTTCGACCGCTGCAAGCCGAGCTCAATGACAATACTCTCACTTTATTCGCCCCCAACCGTTTTGTGCTTGATTGGGTTCGAGATAAGTATCTCAATAGCATCAATCGCCTTCTCAACGAGTATTGTGGGAGTGATATTCCAAGTTTACGCTTTGAAATTGGTAACCGTCCGGTCGCCGAGCAGAAACGTGCGCCGGTACGTACACCGGCAGATGTTGCTGCCGAGTCGTCAGCGCCTGCCCGACTACAAGCTAGAAAACCCATCCATAAAACTTGGGACGATGAGTCGGCACCGATCGAGATTAACTATCGGTCGAATATGAACCCGAAGCATAAGTTCAATAACTTTGTCGAAGGTAAATCGAACCAGCTTGGTCTCGCAGCGGCAAAACAAGTTTCCGATAATCCGGGAGCAGCCTATAACCCTCTCTTTTTATACGGTGGTACCGGTTTAGGTAAAACGCACCTGCTACATGCAGTTGGCAATGCGATCGTTGATCATAACCCACAAGCAAAAGTGGTTTATATGCATTCTGAGCGGTTTGTGCAGGATATGGTAAAAGCACTGCAAAATAATGCGATAGAAGAATTCAAGCGCTACTATCGTAGTGTCGATGCGCTTTTGATCGATGATATTCAGTTTTTTGCCAACAAAGAGCGTTCTCAAGAGGAATTTTTCCACACCTTCAATGCATTGCTTGAAGGGAATCAACAAATCATTCTGACATCCGATCGTTATCCGAAAGAGATTCACGGTGTAGAAGATCGTCTTAAATCCCGGTTTGGTTGGGGGTTGACGGTCGCGATTGAACCCCCTGAATTGGAAACGCGTGTTGCCATTTTGATGAAGAAAGCGGAAGACCACCAGATTCATCTGGCTGATGAAGTGGCTTTCTTTATTGCCAAACGACTGCGCTCGAATGTTCGTGAGCTTGAAGGCGCACTCAATCGTGTCATTGCCAATGCTAACTTTACCGGTCGGCCGATTACGATTGACTTTGTTCGTGAAGCGTTGCGTGATTTATTGGCTTTACAGGAAAAATTGGTCACGATTGATAATATCCAGAAAACTGTGGCTGAGTATTATAAAATCAAAGTTGCAGATTTACTGTCGAAGCGTCGTTCACGTTCGGTTGCCCGGCCTCGTCAATTAGCGATGGCATTGGCAAAGGAGCTGACCAACCATAGCTTGCCAGAAATCGGTGATGCGTTTGGCGGACGCGATCATACGACGGTTCTTCATGCTTGTCGTAAGATCGAGCAGTTAAGAGAAGAAAGTCATGATATCAAGGAAGATTATTCCAATCTGATTCGGACCCTTTCTTCCTGATGTCTGGACAAAATCAATAGTCATACAGAACAAATAGCACGGTGTCGTCGATCTCTGACCTGATTCGGTGGAGTGACATATAATAAAGAGCGAACTATGAAATTTACCATTGAACGTAGCCATTTGATTAAACCGCTTCAGCAAGTATCCGGAACGGTTGGTGGACGGACAACATTGCCGATTCTCAGTAATCTGTTGTTGGCGGTTGAAGGTGATACCCTCATGCTGACAGCCACCGATCTGGAAGTTGAATTGGTTGGTAAAATTGCTCTGGAAGGTGATGTGGAACCCGGCCGCGTGACCGTGCCAGCCCGCAAATTACTCGATATTTGTCGCGGACTTCCCGATGATGCGATGATTTCTGTTTTATTAGATGGTGATCGATTACAGATTCGTTCCGGTCGCAGCCGTTTTTCTTTGGCAACGCTACCGGCAAAAGATTTCCCGAATATTGAAGACTGGCAGAGTGAATTATCTCTCACTTTGTCACAGTCTGACTTACGTGGACTGATCGAAAAAACGCAATTTTCGATGGCTAACCAAGATGTTCGCTACTATCTCAACGGAATGTTGTTTGATATCGAAGAGACGACATTGCGTTCTGTGGCAACCGATGGTCACCGGATGGCTGTTGCTCAAGTATCATTACCGGAGCCATTGGCTGCACAACAAATTATTGTACCGCGCAAAGGTGTTCTGGAACTGGTGAAGTTGCTTGATATGCCTGAGCAGCCGGTTATTGTGCAAATTGGTAGTGCAAACATCCGCGTTGAAGTGAATCAATTTATTTTTACCTCAAAATTGATCGATGGTCGTTTTCCTGATTACCGCCGAGTGTTGCCGCAGAGTACCAATAAAGCTCTGGTCGCATCTTG
It encodes the following:
- the dnaA gene encoding chromosomal replication initiator protein DnaA, with amino-acid sequence MSSSLWLQCLQQLQEELPATEFSMWVRPLQAELNDNTLTLFAPNRFVLDWVRDKYLNSINRLLNEYCGSDIPSLRFEIGNRPVAEQKRAPVRTPADVAAESSAPARLQARKPIHKTWDDESAPIEINYRSNMNPKHKFNNFVEGKSNQLGLAAAKQVSDNPGAAYNPLFLYGGTGLGKTHLLHAVGNAIVDHNPQAKVVYMHSERFVQDMVKALQNNAIEEFKRYYRSVDALLIDDIQFFANKERSQEEFFHTFNALLEGNQQIILTSDRYPKEIHGVEDRLKSRFGWGLTVAIEPPELETRVAILMKKAEDHQIHLADEVAFFIAKRLRSNVRELEGALNRVIANANFTGRPITIDFVREALRDLLALQEKLVTIDNIQKTVAEYYKIKVADLLSKRRSRSVARPRQLAMALAKELTNHSLPEIGDAFGGRDHTTVLHACRKIEQLREESHDIKEDYSNLIRTLSS
- the dnaN gene encoding DNA polymerase III subunit beta, which gives rise to MKFTIERSHLIKPLQQVSGTVGGRTTLPILSNLLLAVEGDTLMLTATDLEVELVGKIALEGDVEPGRVTVPARKLLDICRGLPDDAMISVLLDGDRLQIRSGRSRFSLATLPAKDFPNIEDWQSELSLTLSQSDLRGLIEKTQFSMANQDVRYYLNGMLFDIEETTLRSVATDGHRMAVAQVSLPEPLAAQQIIVPRKGVLELVKLLDMPEQPVIVQIGSANIRVEVNQFIFTSKLIDGRFPDYRRVLPQSTNKALVASCDILRHAFSRAAILSNEKFRGVRLNIDGSDMRITANNPEQEEAEELLDVNFEGEPIEIGFNVSYVLDVLNTLKCDNVRMSMSDSNASALIENVEDDSAMYVVMPIRL